One Argonema galeatum A003/A1 DNA segment encodes these proteins:
- the folB gene encoding dihydroneopterin aldolase → MDCIHVTEIRCYGYIGYLPEEQVLGQWFEVDVSLWLDLSVAGKSDAIEDTLDYRTTIDTVKQLVKSSKFALVETLACAIASSILEAEKVTQVRVRVTKPSAPIPDFGGKICIDITRSKQQ, encoded by the coding sequence ATGGATTGCATTCACGTTACTGAAATTCGCTGCTACGGTTACATCGGCTACTTGCCAGAAGAACAGGTGTTGGGACAGTGGTTTGAGGTAGATGTCAGCTTATGGTTGGATTTGTCCGTAGCGGGTAAAAGCGACGCCATAGAAGACACGCTAGATTACCGCACCACAATTGACACAGTAAAGCAGTTGGTGAAATCATCTAAGTTTGCCTTGGTGGAAACATTGGCTTGTGCGATCGCATCCAGCATCCTGGAAGCAGAGAAAGTAACCCAAGTCCGAGTTAGGGTGACAAAGCCCTCAGCCCCTATTCCCGACTTTGGCGGTAAGATCTGCATCGACATCACCAGATCGAAACAGCAATAA
- a CDS encoding CBASS cGAMP-activated phospholipase, with translation MAFRILSLDGGGIRGVMEAVILAEVENLIDRPLNQYFHLIAGTSTGSILAAAIATGRKSEEILQLYKRKGKSIFPYTSRWSPQRLPLILQYGPSAPKFSDQGLINALKEQFGSTKISDIDTSPRLLITAYDTIDRQTIIFKSWQKYKPWADSPLWEVCVSSSSAPTYFPAHLLKTQDKDYSLIDGGVGANNPAACALAEALRLDNPIQEISLLSIGTGNSNNPITFEKVRGWGVGQWIWEGRLIQVLFDASADVNDYITRQVMSSPELEDRSSPRYLRLQPIINKDMMDDATDDNINRLIALAHNYIKENQEILVNFVQNTGD, from the coding sequence ATGGCATTTCGCATATTAAGCTTAGACGGCGGCGGTATTCGGGGCGTCATGGAAGCAGTTATCCTCGCAGAAGTCGAAAACCTGATCGATCGGCCCTTAAATCAATACTTTCACCTAATTGCAGGCACATCCACCGGATCGATTTTGGCAGCTGCGATCGCCACAGGACGAAAAAGCGAGGAAATTCTCCAACTCTACAAGCGAAAAGGCAAAAGCATCTTCCCCTACACCAGTCGCTGGTCACCCCAGCGGTTACCATTGATATTGCAATATGGCCCGTCTGCCCCTAAATTTTCCGACCAAGGACTAATTAACGCTCTCAAAGAACAGTTTGGCAGCACAAAAATATCCGATATCGACACATCGCCACGACTGTTAATTACTGCTTACGACACAATCGATCGCCAAACTATCATTTTTAAGAGCTGGCAAAAATACAAACCTTGGGCAGATTCACCCCTGTGGGAAGTGTGCGTATCTTCCTCATCTGCCCCAACTTATTTCCCCGCACATCTGCTGAAAACCCAAGACAAAGATTATTCCCTTATTGACGGCGGCGTCGGTGCCAATAACCCCGCAGCTTGTGCCCTTGCAGAAGCACTCCGACTAGATAATCCCATTCAAGAAATATCACTCCTCTCAATTGGGACAGGAAATTCAAATAACCCAATTACCTTTGAAAAAGTGCGCGGCTGGGGAGTAGGGCAATGGATATGGGAAGGACGCTTGATTCAAGTATTGTTTGATGCTTCTGCTGACGTTAACGATTACATCACTCGGCAGGTAATGAGTTCCCCAGAACTTGAAGATCGATCTTCACCTCGTTATCTGCGCTTACAACCAATCATCAACAAAGATATGATGGACGATGCCACAGATGATAATATCAATAGGCTCATCGCTCTGGCACATAATTACATCAAAGAAAATCAAGAAATTCTGGTTAACTTTGTCCAAAATACCGGAGATTAA
- a CDS encoding glutamate-5-semialdehyde dehydrogenase, whose amino-acid sequence MTTSQIASSSLTSIAQQTRQAARLLAVLSSDTKNEAIEAVAQALESATSEILAANAADCEAAEVAKIAKPLIARLKLDETKLKAAIAGLRDVGRLPEPIGVVDIHRQLDDGLILKRISCPLGVLGVIFEARPDAVMQITSLAIKSGNGVILKGGQEAVRTCQALVRAIHLGLGYTDVSPAVVQLLTTREETLAMLKLDEYIDLIIPRGSNSFVRFVQENTRIPVLGHAEGICHLYIDEAADIVKAVNITVDAKTQYPAACNAIETLLVHKSIAPDFLPLVAAALQTRHVELRGDESTRKILNISLANEADWATEYTDLILSIKMVDSLEDAIAHINNYGSRHTEAIITEDPAAAATFLAQVDAAGVYHNCSTRFADGFRYGFGAEVGISTQKMPPRGPVGLEGLVTYKYQIIGNGHIAATYTGKNAKSFTHQDL is encoded by the coding sequence ATGACTACCTCGCAAATTGCCTCTTCTTCCCTGACTTCGATCGCCCAACAAACCCGCCAAGCAGCGCGACTGCTGGCGGTGCTTTCCTCTGACACCAAAAATGAAGCGATCGAAGCTGTGGCCCAAGCCTTAGAATCGGCAACTTCTGAGATTTTGGCCGCGAATGCAGCAGATTGTGAAGCCGCCGAGGTAGCAAAAATTGCCAAACCCCTGATAGCGCGGCTAAAGTTGGATGAAACTAAGTTGAAGGCTGCGATCGCAGGTCTGCGAGATGTGGGCCGTTTGCCAGAGCCGATCGGCGTCGTAGATATTCACCGCCAACTTGATGATGGATTAATTCTCAAGCGAATTAGCTGTCCGCTGGGGGTTTTGGGGGTCATTTTTGAAGCGCGTCCCGATGCAGTAATGCAAATTACCAGTTTAGCCATCAAATCCGGTAACGGTGTCATCCTCAAAGGCGGACAAGAAGCCGTTCGCACTTGTCAAGCTTTAGTAAGGGCAATTCATCTTGGGTTGGGATACACGGATGTTTCCCCAGCAGTTGTCCAATTGCTAACTACTAGAGAAGAAACTTTGGCAATGTTGAAGTTGGATGAATACATCGATTTAATTATTCCCAGGGGTTCCAATTCTTTTGTCAGATTTGTGCAGGAAAATACTCGTATTCCCGTACTTGGTCATGCCGAAGGAATTTGTCATCTTTATATAGATGAAGCAGCGGATATCGTGAAGGCAGTAAATATTACAGTTGATGCTAAAACTCAGTATCCAGCTGCCTGCAACGCGATCGAAACTTTGCTAGTTCACAAGTCGATCGCTCCAGATTTTCTGCCTTTGGTTGCGGCTGCCTTACAAACTCGTCACGTAGAATTACGAGGCGATGAATCAACCCGCAAAATTTTAAATATATCGCTTGCAAATGAAGCAGATTGGGCAACCGAATACACCGATTTGATTCTCTCGATCAAAATGGTCGATTCCTTAGAAGATGCGATCGCCCACATCAACAACTACGGTTCCCGGCATACAGAAGCCATTATCACCGAAGATCCCGCCGCCGCCGCTACTTTCCTCGCCCAAGTTGATGCCGCAGGAGTATACCACAACTGTTCTACTCGTTTTGCCGATGGCTTTCGTTACGGCTTTGGCGCAGAAGTAGGAATCAGCACCCAAAAAATGCCCCCTCGCGGTCCCGTTGGTTTAGAAGGACTGGTAACTTACAAGTATCAAATTATCGGCAACGGTCACATTGCCGCCACTTACACTGGTAAAAATGCCAAATCCTTTACTCATCAAGACTTGTAA
- a CDS encoding ABC transporter permease encodes MGVAKTLKFIDPGSAEDIIRYLELLQVLVTRNLKVRYRGSFLGVYWSLLNPLLMTGGYTAIFGMAFTSYYHNSLFKYMLEVFVGLVTINFFSASTTQALPSVVCNGALLNKIRLPVSVFPMSMIVANVFQFVSGSLPLLALAALVTSKSLLNVVALLLPLISLACLCTGIAFVVSAMFVFFRDLPYFYELVVAVLWFGSPIFYPAAIVPANIRPFLVFNPIAMIIESIRQIALSGHPPNFALIGGSLLSSLLVLAVGWKLFYSWQHQFMDLL; translated from the coding sequence GTGGGAGTAGCTAAGACGTTAAAGTTTATAGACCCCGGTTCTGCTGAGGACATAATTCGATATCTGGAATTACTACAGGTATTGGTAACGCGGAACCTGAAGGTGCGTTATCGGGGGTCATTTCTGGGTGTGTATTGGTCGCTGTTGAATCCGCTGCTGATGACGGGGGGGTATACGGCGATTTTCGGGATGGCATTTACGTCCTACTATCACAACTCGCTGTTCAAATATATGCTGGAAGTGTTTGTAGGGCTGGTGACGATCAACTTTTTTTCGGCTTCTACTACCCAAGCGTTACCGAGTGTGGTATGCAACGGGGCGCTGCTGAATAAGATTCGTTTGCCAGTGAGCGTTTTCCCGATGTCGATGATTGTGGCGAATGTGTTTCAGTTTGTCAGCGGTTCGTTACCGTTGCTGGCTCTAGCAGCTTTGGTGACATCCAAGAGTTTGCTGAATGTGGTGGCGCTGCTGTTGCCATTAATTTCCCTAGCTTGCTTGTGTACGGGAATCGCGTTTGTGGTAAGTGCTATGTTTGTGTTCTTTCGGGATTTGCCCTATTTTTATGAGTTGGTGGTGGCTGTGCTGTGGTTTGGTTCTCCGATATTTTACCCAGCGGCGATCGTACCCGCCAATATCCGTCCGTTCTTGGTGTTCAACCCCATAGCCATGATTATTGAGAGCATTCGTCAGATTGCTTTGTCAGGACACCCCCCCAATTTCGCCTTAATAGGTGGGTCTTTGCTCAGTAGTTTGCTGGTTTTAGCTGTAGGATGGAAATTATTTTATAGCTGGCAACACCAGTTCATGGATCTGCTATAG